A window from Trichomycterus rosablanca isolate fTriRos1 chromosome 21, fTriRos1.hap1, whole genome shotgun sequence encodes these proteins:
- the znf703 gene encoding zinc finger protein 703 — MSDAPCRVARKRNLDHLAQSPDSVNTDSSSPCSSASSPDRNWSGLERGVPVSRVSLPPADPVRQAKRLPVRILQMLSARAAHMLHADYLQPLSSAPLPIELDAKKSPLALLAQTCSQIGKPDPPASSKLSSISSSSLGDKDGRSSSTGLKSGEQQQGPEDKSSFKPYSKSSSECRKDGSSDKAGFRTSAGSTPNTTCPSLPPHAVSPRTGSPSQHAGQTHTHRHTQSPSMQKPINVDAKSGGSDSGSDSSTGSLKKGSDNGRSSLDNAQLANTSQARASVNSSSGSESSSPRPESKSNPQSSLSNSSHIAPISPFKPGHSVFPLPASSLGYHGSIVGAYAGYPSQFGLDPAKAGLVGATGMAKHPSSSPLTGTSPPSFMQGLCRDPYCMTYPNAPHNCTSCIHDPSSSLKSGFPLMYHSPHLHALHPGSSGASGSLSHPLYTYGFMLPSDSLPHACNWVSVSGPCDKRFSTSEELLVHLRTHTSFPGVDSKLLSAYPSTVSSSAASCHLHLPTPGSPGSLPSSFSMRGSPGLGLARYHPYSKAHIPAAPSLPMHSLPATVPYYSPYALYSQRLGSASALGYP, encoded by the exons ATGAGCGACGCGCCCTGTAGAGTCGCGCGGAAACGGAACCTGGACCACCTCGCGCAGAGCCCTGACAGCGTTAATACCGACAGCTCGAGCCCGTGCAGCAGCGCCTCGAGCCCTGATCGTAACTGGAGCGGCCTCGAGCGCGGTGTCCCTGTCTCGCGCGTCTCGCTGCCCCCTGCGGATCCGGTGCGTCAGGCGAAGCGACTGCCCGTGCGCATTCTCCAAATGCTGAGCGCGCGCGCGGCTCACATGCTGCACGCGGACTATCTGCAGCCGCTCAGCTCCGCGCCACTCCCTATCGag CTGGATGCTAAGAAGAGTCCGCTAGCTCTTCTGGCACAGACCTGCTCCCAGATTGGAAAACCGGATCCTCCAGCCTCCTCCAAGCTCAGCTCGATCTCGTCCAGCAGCCTGGGGGACAAAGATGGCCGGTCATCTAGTACAGGTCTTAAATCTGGAGAGCAGCAGCAGGGCCCGGAGGACAAGTCCAGCTTCAAGCCCTATTCCAAGAGCAGCTCGGAGTGCAGAAAGGATGGATCGTCCGACAAAGCTGGGTTCAGGACTTCTGCTGGGAGTACACCCAACACGACGTGTCCGTCCTTGCCTCCTCACGCTGTGTCTCCGAGGACGGGCTCACCTTCCCAGCATGCGGGTCAAACGCACACGCACCGGCATACACAGTCGCCGTCCATGCAGAAACCCATCAACGTCGACGCCAAGTCTGGAGGTTCAGACTCTGGCTCAGACAGCAGCACTGGCAGTCTGAAAAAAGGCTCCGATAACGGCAGATCTTCCCTGGATAACGCCCAGTTGGCCAACACTAGTCAAGCTCGTGCTAGCGTTAATTCCAGCAGCGGCAGTGAATCAAGTAGCCCACGGCCAGAGAGCAAGTCCAATCCACAGTCATCTCTATCCAATTCCAGCCATATTGCCCCAATTTCACCCTTCAAACCAGGCCACTCTGTGTTCCCCTTGCCTGCGTCCAGTCTTGGCTACCATGGCTCTATAGTTGGTGCTTATGCCGGCTACCCATCCCAATTTGGTCTGGACCCTGCCAAGGCTGGACTTGTTGGAGCCACAGGGATGGCGAAGCACCCAAGCTCAAGTCCGCTGACTGGCACCTCCCCTCCGTCCTTTATGCAAGGCTTGTGTCGGGATCCGTACTGCATGACGTACCCAAACGCTCCTCACAACTGCACCAGTTGCATTCATGACCCATCATCATCTCTAAAGTCTGGATTCCCGCTCATGTACCATTCCCCGCACCTTCACGCCCTCCATCCTGGGTCCTCCGGAGCTTCTGGATCCCTCTCCCACCCCCTCTATACCTACGGCTTCATGCTTCCTAGTGACTCTCTTCCTCATGCCTGCAACTGGGTGTCTGTTAGCGGACCGTGCGACAAACGCTTTTCCACCTCCGAGGAACTTTTGGTGCATTTGCGCACTCATACCTCTTTCCCTGGTGTAGACAGCAAGCTCCTCTCCGCATACCCCTCCACAGTCTCATCATCAGCCGCTTCCTGCCATTTGCACCTGCCCACGCCGGGTAGTCCCGGCTCCCTTCCGAGCTCCTTCTCCATGCGAGGCTCACCGGGACTTGGCCTGGCGCGGTACCATCCTTACAGCAAAGCTCACATACCTGCAGCACCTTCACTCCCTATGCACTCTCTACCAGCCACAGTGCCCTATTACTCGCCCTACGCCCTCTACAGTCAGAGACTGGGATCAGCATCGGCACTGGGTTACCCGTGA